Proteins from a genomic interval of Flammeovirgaceae bacterium SG7u.111:
- a CDS encoding flavohemoglobin expression-modulating QEGLA motif protein translates to MLKLTVDEMIGRIERGITFNAEAKDGSFKLKIEEYTAYICAAVHNGAKLRPDLLENCLLTQQERWYEEDPHTSDFIKDLPIVMEGLDSRYEYDLNREPAQAIYDTAWGKTVWKNAITPQQREVSLQKHEGFYKVLETLVQKIETKFGACLVFDIHSYNHKRWNRDTPLFNLGTVNVDNVRFGKVISKWVSSLGKMEFPDTENETAINDVFFGKGYLLSNLTNKFENTLVLATEVKKVYCDEDSGELYPQMISLIQKQFKGAIHNSVKLFARTHTSLKVVKRSHLLSAELEQNIIDVDRQLFHLVRNFEILYYINPINIESEKKKFFNSKFKVNPTFKYRSLLIDPFEFKSALYNIQVNQILDPEIRQLYQSCINAYADKVDILSSIGTQKFLYNSLRYFGEPNAKDLANAQYLMYSPEPASSKFEENLSDKDAEEIFRQTVAEYGFECKIETVPNLASKALVLNSTKTVRIKKGAKFSEKSVAALAHHEIGVHMVTTINARLQTLNLMRLGMPLNTLTQEGLAVLSEYLSGNVTIKRLKELALRVMAIQLMLQDKDFSQVFAYLVEEGKMDTNAAYYLTARIFRGGGFTKDYLYLRGFRNVLLYYLEGHSLDNLLIGKTSLQYIDTLNSLVERKILLPPKYKTTAYEQPVENSEILNFIISGIR, encoded by the coding sequence ATGCTTAAGTTAACTGTCGATGAGATGATCGGCCGTATTGAAAGGGGGATTACTTTCAATGCCGAAGCAAAAGATGGATCTTTCAAGTTAAAGATCGAAGAATACACTGCCTACATTTGTGCGGCAGTCCACAATGGGGCTAAGCTTAGGCCAGATTTATTAGAAAACTGCTTGCTCACCCAGCAGGAGCGGTGGTACGAAGAAGATCCTCACACCAGCGATTTTATAAAAGACCTTCCCATCGTAATGGAAGGGTTGGATTCACGCTACGAGTACGACCTCAACCGTGAGCCAGCTCAAGCTATTTATGATACGGCTTGGGGAAAAACTGTTTGGAAAAATGCCATTACTCCGCAGCAGCGGGAGGTTTCCCTGCAAAAGCACGAGGGCTTTTATAAGGTGCTGGAGACATTGGTACAAAAGATAGAAACCAAGTTTGGGGCGTGTTTGGTGTTCGATATCCATTCGTATAACCATAAGCGCTGGAACAGGGATACTCCGCTTTTCAATCTTGGAACGGTGAATGTAGACAACGTTCGCTTTGGCAAGGTAATAAGTAAATGGGTAAGCTCATTGGGCAAGATGGAGTTTCCCGACACGGAAAATGAGACAGCGATCAATGATGTTTTTTTTGGGAAAGGTTATTTGCTTAGCAACCTTACCAATAAGTTTGAAAACACCCTCGTACTTGCTACGGAGGTAAAAAAGGTTTATTGCGATGAAGATTCGGGCGAGCTATACCCTCAAATGATCAGCCTGATCCAAAAGCAATTCAAGGGGGCTATTCATAATTCAGTTAAGCTTTTTGCCCGCACGCATACGTCGCTCAAGGTGGTGAAAAGGTCACACTTGCTTTCTGCTGAGCTTGAGCAAAATATCATTGATGTGGATAGGCAGCTTTTCCACTTGGTAAGAAACTTTGAGATTCTCTATTACATCAACCCGATCAATATAGAGTCGGAGAAAAAGAAGTTTTTCAATTCGAAATTCAAGGTAAACCCTACGTTCAAGTATCGCAGCTTGCTCATCGACCCTTTTGAGTTCAAAAGTGCGTTGTACAATATTCAGGTAAACCAAATCCTCGACCCAGAGATTAGGCAACTCTACCAGTCTTGTATAAATGCTTATGCCGATAAAGTGGATATTTTGTCTTCTATTGGTACTCAAAAATTTCTTTACAACTCGTTGAGGTACTTTGGCGAGCCCAATGCAAAGGACTTGGCAAATGCACAATATCTGATGTACAGCCCAGAGCCAGCAAGCTCCAAGTTTGAGGAAAACCTTTCCGACAAGGACGCCGAGGAGATTTTTAGGCAAACAGTAGCCGAATATGGTTTTGAGTGTAAAATAGAAACGGTACCCAACCTTGCTTCTAAAGCCTTGGTGCTCAACAGTACCAAGACCGTTCGGATAAAAAAGGGAGCGAAGTTTTCGGAGAAAAGCGTGGCAGCGCTCGCCCATCATGAAATAGGTGTGCATATGGTCACTACTATCAACGCCCGTTTGCAAACCCTTAACCTCATGAGGCTGGGTATGCCGCTCAATACGCTTACGCAAGAAGGTTTAGCTGTGTTGAGCGAATACCTTTCGGGCAATGTCACCATCAAACGGCTCAAGGAGCTTGCTCTGCGTGTAATGGCGATCCAGCTAATGCTGCAAGACAAGGATTTTAGCCAAGTTTTTGCTTACTTGGTAGAGGAAGGGAAAATGGATACTAATGCGGCTTATTACCTTACGGCAAGGATATTCAGGGGCGGTGGCTTCACCAAAGATTATCTTTACCTGCGAGGGTTTAGAAATGTATTGCTCTACTATTTGGAAGGCCATTCGCTCGATAATTTGCTTATAGGGAAAACCTCTTTGCAGTACATCGATACGCTTAACAGCTTAGTGGAGAGGAAAATATTGCTTCCTCCCAAATACAAAACTACAGCTTACGAGCAACCGGTGGAAAACAGTGAGATTTTAAACTTTATCATTAGTGGTATTAGGTAA
- a CDS encoding PAS domain S-box protein — protein sequence MQDTRTEIIQDISTLYELSLSVGKSLKLKENCDFFLKALLARKNFTYATVWLKESVIPASSPEHNDFVVIYSYPQKLFKASLVSIKSPFFENFGQNKFNSFTAQEHDNLFNDVDKLKDKKGVYVIYRLGELGFLKLYSSASEKTYSKLEMNKLYSVISKFSMSIQACLEHEKGLIEADQRIRAEKELLEKDKLYIDLLKNLQEGFVITDQEDKILFTNEQMSNLTGYSLDELIGQKAFQPFLPPSAWDSFEKKQTEESERFEIEQYCKDGSKIWIQVNAAPYKDAEGNIIGTFALVSDITQRKLAEKALKKSEEKLSLIIDTALDAVIMINSKSVITQWNKQAELIFGWKEKEAIGSYIHELIMPKQYVSAHSDGMNRYIKTGKAVVLNQRIEISAIRKNKEEFPIELAITPIPFEDELHFSAFVRDITDRKKAEKDLLEAKQVAEDSAKAKELFLAKMSHEIRTPMNAILGLSEIMLKTKLSETQNKYLDAVRFSAKNLLVIINDILDFSKIEADKLNLEEIPFSIEEVIENIYQLVQHKAEEKGIVFNIYFNQLIQEIVLGDPVRLNQTLLNMVNNAIKFTEVGSVKLSCNLQQETPTHQYLLFQVEDTGEGIPEEKLEYIFDSFEQADVSISRKYGGTGLGLTISKQLIELMGGEINVKTSLKKGTIFSFVIPFKKTSQDILEIKSDDEFKNRDYKGFQILLVEDNRINRFFASTILEQKSFKVETAENGKIGIEMLEKGDFDIVLMDIQMPIMNGIEATQIIRNKLKMEVPIIALTANAYQKDLENYKKVGMNDYVVKPFEEHTLLEKIDDYLPESPKSGIPIDDNLTSSSGQPMYDLSKLQSNVNQNTAFLNKMIQIFIDDTPEVLRSLEEALKENNLQKMSEIAHKLKSTIDLLKINLLKEPIRQIERYKENNLQREDLEEKVAYTKTICTNVIEELKLR from the coding sequence TTTCTTTCTAAAAGCTCTTTTGGCACGCAAGAATTTTACTTATGCAACTGTATGGTTAAAAGAGTCGGTTATACCTGCATCATCGCCAGAACACAATGATTTTGTAGTTATTTACTCCTATCCTCAAAAATTATTCAAAGCCTCTTTGGTTTCCATCAAAAGCCCATTTTTTGAGAATTTTGGACAGAATAAGTTCAACTCTTTTACGGCTCAAGAGCACGATAACTTATTTAATGATGTAGATAAATTAAAAGATAAGAAAGGTGTTTATGTCATTTATCGCTTAGGGGAATTGGGTTTTTTGAAGTTGTATTCTTCAGCCTCTGAAAAGACTTATTCTAAATTGGAAATGAACAAGTTGTATAGTGTGATTTCCAAATTTTCAATGTCCATACAAGCCTGCCTTGAACATGAAAAAGGATTAATAGAGGCGGATCAAAGAATTAGGGCAGAAAAAGAATTATTAGAAAAAGACAAGCTTTATATAGACCTTTTAAAAAACCTGCAAGAAGGTTTTGTAATTACCGACCAAGAAGACAAAATCCTTTTCACCAATGAGCAGATGTCGAACTTGACAGGCTACAGTTTGGATGAACTAATAGGCCAGAAGGCTTTTCAACCTTTTCTTCCTCCCAGTGCTTGGGATTCTTTTGAAAAGAAACAAACAGAAGAATCTGAAAGGTTTGAAATAGAGCAATATTGTAAAGATGGGTCTAAGATTTGGATTCAGGTAAATGCTGCTCCTTACAAAGATGCAGAAGGTAACATCATAGGTACTTTTGCTTTGGTTTCTGACATTACCCAAAGAAAACTAGCAGAAAAAGCACTAAAGAAAAGTGAAGAGAAATTAAGTCTCATTATTGATACAGCGCTGGATGCTGTAATTATGATTAATTCTAAGAGTGTAATTACTCAGTGGAATAAGCAGGCTGAATTAATTTTTGGGTGGAAAGAAAAGGAGGCGATAGGCAGTTATATACACGAACTTATTATGCCAAAACAATATGTATCAGCTCATTCGGATGGGATGAATAGGTATATAAAAACTGGAAAAGCTGTTGTGTTGAATCAGCGTATCGAAATTAGCGCTATTCGAAAAAATAAAGAAGAATTTCCAATAGAGCTGGCAATTACTCCTATTCCATTTGAAGATGAATTACATTTTAGTGCATTTGTAAGAGATATTACCGATCGTAAAAAAGCAGAAAAGGATTTGTTGGAAGCAAAGCAAGTAGCTGAAGACTCTGCAAAAGCGAAGGAGTTATTTTTAGCTAAGATGAGCCATGAAATCCGCACACCTATGAATGCTATATTGGGTCTGTCGGAAATTATGCTCAAAACGAAACTGAGTGAAACACAAAATAAGTACTTGGATGCTGTTCGGTTTTCTGCCAAAAATCTTCTAGTTATTATCAACGATATCTTAGACTTTTCCAAAATTGAGGCAGATAAATTAAACCTTGAGGAAATTCCTTTTAGTATAGAAGAAGTAATAGAAAATATCTATCAGCTAGTACAGCATAAAGCTGAAGAAAAAGGGATTGTTTTCAATATTTATTTTAACCAGCTTATTCAAGAAATCGTATTGGGAGATCCAGTAAGGCTGAATCAAACACTTCTGAATATGGTGAACAACGCCATAAAATTCACCGAGGTCGGGAGTGTAAAACTCTCGTGTAATTTGCAACAAGAGACCCCCACGCATCAGTATTTACTGTTTCAAGTCGAGGACACTGGGGAAGGAATTCCTGAAGAGAAACTCGAATACATTTTTGATAGTTTCGAACAAGCTGATGTAAGTATTTCCCGGAAATATGGGGGGACAGGTCTGGGCCTGACTATCAGTAAGCAACTGATTGAACTTATGGGAGGGGAAATAAATGTGAAAACTTCCTTAAAAAAAGGGACAATCTTCTCCTTCGTTATTCCCTTTAAGAAAACATCGCAGGATATACTGGAAATTAAAAGTGATGATGAGTTTAAAAACCGTGATTACAAAGGGTTTCAAATCCTCTTAGTAGAAGATAATAGAATCAATCGCTTTTTTGCTTCGACTATTTTGGAACAAAAAAGTTTTAAAGTTGAAACGGCTGAAAATGGGAAAATAGGGATAGAGATGCTTGAGAAAGGGGACTTTGATATAGTATTAATGGATATTCAAATGCCAATTATGAACGGTATTGAAGCAACCCAAATTATCCGAAATAAATTGAAAATGGAGGTACCAATAATTGCTTTGACCGCAAATGCTTATCAAAAAGACCTAGAGAATTATAAAAAAGTTGGGATGAATGATTATGTAGTCAAACCATTTGAAGAACATACGCTTCTTGAAAAAATTGATGACTATCTACCCGAAAGTCCAAAGTCAGGTATACCCATTGATGATAATTTAACTAGTTCTTCTGGCCAACCTATGTACGATCTGTCTAAACTACAATCTAATGTCAATCAAAACACGGCATTTTTGAATAAAATGATACAGATCTTTATTGATGATACGCCTGAAGTTTTGAGGAGCTTGGAAGAGGCATTGAAGGAAAATAATCTTCAAAAAATGTCAGAAATAGCTCATAAATTAAAATCTACTATTGATTTGTTGAAAATCAATTTGCTCAAAGAACCCATTCGCCAAATAGAGAGGTACAAAGAAAACAATTTGCAAAGAGAAGATTTGGAAGAAAAGGTGGCATATACTAAAACAATATGCACGAATGTGATTGAAGAACTAAAGCTTCGCTAA
- a CDS encoding 6-carboxytetrahydropterin synthase encodes MMKICKRFSDIPFAHRQPKHDGHCKLVHGHNWSVELEFESDELDENGFVLDFGKFKKVKKWIADHLDHAIVVDQEDELLKKLVFEEHPELFKPLVVPLPSCEGLAMFLYNKFKEVLEEDFPRLKSGEIRFSAIRMWEDSKNYVVYEPK; translated from the coding sequence ATGATGAAAATTTGCAAACGTTTTTCCGATATACCTTTTGCCCACCGTCAGCCAAAGCACGATGGTCACTGTAAGTTAGTGCACGGTCACAACTGGAGTGTGGAGCTGGAGTTTGAAAGTGACGAGCTGGATGAAAATGGCTTTGTGTTAGATTTTGGGAAGTTCAAGAAAGTAAAAAAATGGATAGCTGATCATTTGGATCATGCGATAGTAGTGGACCAAGAAGATGAGTTGCTCAAAAAGTTAGTTTTTGAAGAGCATCCAGAGCTTTTTAAACCATTAGTGGTGCCTTTGCCTAGTTGCGAAGGTTTGGCCATGTTTTTATACAACAAGTTTAAAGAAGTATTGGAAGAGGATTTCCCAAGGCTGAAGTCAGGCGAAATCAGGTTTTCGGCGATAAGGATGTGGGAAGATTCTAAAAATTATGTGGTATACGAGCCCAAATGA
- a CDS encoding DUF3298 domain-containing protein has product MNQVLLCFYGYGMRAFYSLFFMLVFFWSCSHSSPNHADCTCTSFEIKEVVRTIPDCDEYQDCTSVKLKFPKISSGLHADRINEDILKSVAQGIRPENEDKTSVDELVSEFFNSYKEFAEKFPDTSYGWYHEVECEVSRLDSKVLALTYSVSSFTGGAHPNSNTLYYNYDLTTGEVIELKDMLKTADKAKLDEAVGTAFKKMKGIDTEVDLTELLRGYVDKFEANDNFLLKDDGVVFYYNSYEIAPYSEGPSKVFVSYADIPFFTKI; this is encoded by the coding sequence TTGAACCAAGTACTTTTGTGCTTTTACGGCTACGGTATGCGTGCTTTTTATTCTCTTTTTTTTATGTTGGTGTTTTTTTGGAGTTGCTCTCATTCAAGCCCCAATCATGCTGATTGCACTTGTACTTCTTTTGAAATAAAGGAGGTTGTAAGGACAATACCAGACTGCGACGAATACCAAGATTGTACTTCAGTAAAGTTAAAGTTCCCCAAAATCTCATCTGGTTTACATGCGGATAGGATAAATGAAGACATATTGAAAAGTGTAGCACAAGGAATACGCCCTGAAAATGAGGATAAAACAAGTGTCGATGAATTGGTATCCGAGTTTTTTAATTCTTACAAAGAATTTGCAGAGAAGTTTCCAGATACGTCCTATGGGTGGTATCATGAAGTGGAGTGTGAAGTAAGCCGGCTAGATAGTAAAGTTTTAGCTCTCACTTATTCGGTCAGTTCTTTTACAGGAGGCGCTCATCCTAATTCAAACACCTTGTACTATAACTATGATCTTACAACAGGGGAAGTTATTGAGCTAAAAGATATGTTAAAGACGGCAGATAAGGCAAAGCTTGATGAAGCAGTGGGGACGGCTTTTAAAAAGATGAAAGGAATAGATACTGAGGTTGATCTGACAGAATTACTGAGGGGTTATGTGGATAAGTTTGAGGCAAACGATAACTTTTTATTGAAGGATGATGGAGTCGTTTTTTACTATAACTCTTACGAAATAGCTCCTTACTCAGAAGGTCCGTCCAAGGTATTTGTAAGCTATGCGGATATACCATTCTTTACTAAAATTTAA
- a CDS encoding mechanosensitive ion channel produces MKQLDDYSAQLIDLAWKYLPGIAMAIVVLIIGLIIIKSLTGFVKNLMIKRNVDVSLVPFLTSLFNVLLKVMLLISVASMVGIETTSFVAVIGAAGLAIGLALQGSLANFAGGVLILIFKPYKVGQVIEAQGFIGIVNEIQIFVTILKTFDNKTIIIPNGPLANGAITNYSTEEKRRIDMTFGIGYDDDIAKAKQILADLIAADTRILKEPAEPFIALSELADSSVNFVVRVWAKGADYWGIYFDMQEKVKLTFDKEGIGIPYPQTDVHLYKHDSK; encoded by the coding sequence ATGAAACAACTAGACGATTACTCAGCTCAACTAATTGATTTGGCTTGGAAATACTTGCCAGGTATTGCAATGGCTATTGTAGTACTTATCATTGGCTTGATCATCATCAAATCTTTGACAGGGTTTGTGAAAAATTTGATGATAAAAAGAAATGTAGATGTATCTCTTGTTCCTTTCCTTACCAGTCTTTTCAATGTTTTACTGAAAGTAATGTTACTTATCAGTGTAGCTTCTATGGTAGGCATTGAAACTACTTCTTTTGTAGCAGTAATTGGTGCTGCTGGTTTAGCAATAGGCTTGGCGCTCCAGGGTAGTTTGGCAAATTTTGCGGGTGGTGTGCTTATCTTGATTTTTAAACCGTACAAAGTAGGGCAGGTTATAGAAGCACAAGGCTTTATTGGGATAGTAAACGAGATCCAGATTTTTGTGACTATCCTTAAAACGTTCGATAACAAAACGATCATCATTCCTAATGGGCCATTGGCCAACGGGGCAATCACTAACTATTCTACCGAAGAAAAGCGTCGTATAGATATGACTTTTGGAATTGGTTATGATGATGATATCGCAAAAGCAAAACAAATTTTGGCTGATCTGATAGCTGCAGACACTAGAATTTTGAAAGAGCCTGCCGAGCCATTCATTGCTCTTTCAGAGCTTGCAGATAGTTCTGTGAACTTTGTAGTGAGAGTTTGGGCAAAAGGAGCAGACTACTGGGGAATTTACTTCGACATGCAGGAAAAAGTAAAACTTACTTTCGACAAAGAAGGTATTGGCATTCCTTATCCACAAACGGATGTGCATTTGTACAAGCACGACAGCAAATAA
- a CDS encoding sulfatase, which produces MKSYYQLFILFISINLFACQPEKEEAKRPNILFCIADDATFAHMGAYGCSWVKTPGFDRVAQEGVLFMNAYTPNAKCAPSRSCILTGRNSWQLEEAANHVPFFPTKFTTYAETLKQNGYHVGYTAKGWAPGIALDSTGDKRELTGKVYNEFKLTPPTSKISSIDYTANFEAFLKDRKEGEPFCFWYGSTEPHRAYEFMSGVEKGGKKLSDIDEVPAFWPDTDSVRHDMLDYAYEIEYFDQHLSAMIELLEKNGELENTLIVVTADNGMPFPRVKGNKYEFSNHLPLAIMWPAGIKGKGRKVEDFVSFIDFTPTFLEVAGVTKKNSRMQPIQGKSLTDILYTAKEGIINPARDHVLLGKERHDLGRPNDWGYPVRGIVKGKYLYLHNFETSRWPSGNPETGYMNTDGGATKSFILNDRRTNGHSKWWDLNFGKRLEEELYDIENDPYCIHNLAIGTEMSEVKNNLKQQLFKELEEQEDPRILGDGQVFDTYIYSQENVRGYYERYMSGEDVKAGWINETDYETAPLD; this is translated from the coding sequence ATGAAGTCTTATTATCAATTATTCATCTTGTTTATATCAATAAACTTATTTGCTTGCCAACCTGAAAAAGAGGAAGCGAAACGCCCAAATATTTTATTTTGCATAGCAGATGATGCTACGTTCGCCCACATGGGTGCATATGGCTGCAGCTGGGTAAAGACCCCAGGCTTTGACCGAGTAGCTCAGGAAGGTGTACTTTTTATGAATGCCTACACTCCAAATGCAAAATGTGCCCCTTCTAGGTCTTGCATCCTCACAGGCAGGAATTCTTGGCAGCTAGAAGAAGCTGCAAACCATGTCCCCTTTTTTCCTACCAAATTCACCACTTATGCCGAAACCTTAAAACAAAATGGCTACCACGTAGGCTACACCGCCAAAGGCTGGGCACCTGGCATAGCTCTCGATTCGACAGGAGACAAGAGGGAACTTACAGGAAAAGTTTACAACGAGTTCAAATTAACGCCTCCCACAAGCAAAATTTCATCCATTGATTACACAGCCAATTTCGAAGCTTTTTTGAAAGACAGAAAAGAAGGAGAGCCTTTTTGCTTTTGGTATGGCTCAACTGAGCCTCACAGGGCTTATGAGTTTATGTCGGGAGTAGAAAAAGGAGGAAAAAAACTTTCAGACATAGATGAAGTACCTGCCTTCTGGCCCGATACGGATAGCGTGAGGCACGACATGCTGGACTATGCTTATGAAATAGAGTATTTTGACCAGCACCTTTCAGCGATGATTGAACTATTGGAAAAAAACGGCGAACTAGAAAACACTTTAATAGTAGTCACTGCTGACAACGGCATGCCTTTCCCAAGGGTAAAAGGAAACAAATACGAGTTTTCGAACCATTTGCCTTTGGCTATTATGTGGCCTGCTGGCATCAAGGGCAAAGGACGAAAAGTAGAAGATTTTGTAAGCTTTATCGATTTCACCCCTACTTTTCTGGAAGTAGCTGGAGTGACCAAAAAGAATTCGAGGATGCAGCCTATACAAGGAAAAAGCTTAACCGACATCTTGTACACTGCAAAAGAAGGGATAATAAACCCAGCAAGAGATCATGTGCTTTTGGGCAAGGAACGCCACGACCTTGGCAGACCCAACGATTGGGGCTATCCGGTGAGGGGAATTGTAAAAGGAAAATATTTATACCTCCATAACTTCGAAACGAGCCGCTGGCCTTCTGGAAACCCAGAAACTGGCTACATGAACACCGATGGAGGAGCTACCAAGTCGTTTATCCTCAACGATAGGCGTACAAATGGGCACTCGAAATGGTGGGACTTGAACTTTGGAAAAAGACTGGAAGAAGAACTTTACGACATAGAAAACGATCCTTACTGCATCCACAACTTGGCTATAGGCACAGAAATGTCGGAGGTAAAAAACAACCTTAAACAACAGCTTTTTAAAGAGCTTGAAGAGCAAGAAGATCCAAGGATTTTGGGCGATGGGCAAGTGTTTGATACTTATATTTACTCACAAGAAAATGTAAGAGGCTATTACGAAAGGTATATGTCAGGTGAGGATGTAAAAGCTGGATGGATAAATGAAACCGATTACGAAACTGCTCCATTGGATTAG
- the gshB gene encoding glutathione synthase, with translation MNICFLMYPWDRVAPETDTTLRMIHEAASRRHKVAILMPKNLTIRESMTFGFCRMLKREEKVPQNIMSFYKKAEFKEQLVPMSGFDVIFVRTNPPLDPVMLNFLDSVKDDTFIVNDIDGLRKANNKLYSAAFEDPENKIIPITHVSKNKDYLKKVIKESDSEKMILKPLEGYGGSGVIVIEKTAMQSVTSLLDFYITGKRGEDHYVILQEYLEGAKDGDVRVLMLNGEAIGAMKRVPSSDDVRANVHAGGTAHKHVLTKEEKALCKKIGPKLVADGLYFVGLDLIGGKLIEINVCSPGGITRINAFNRVKLQQKVLDFVENVVSNKEKAIARKHAFRKKIEDA, from the coding sequence ATGAACATATGTTTTTTAATGTACCCCTGGGATAGGGTTGCACCAGAGACGGATACTACGCTTCGGATGATACATGAAGCCGCCTCGCGCAGGCATAAAGTAGCTATCCTGATGCCTAAAAATCTGACAATTAGGGAAAGCATGACCTTCGGGTTTTGCCGGATGCTGAAGCGGGAAGAAAAAGTACCGCAGAACATCATGAGCTTTTATAAAAAGGCAGAGTTCAAGGAGCAACTCGTACCTATGTCGGGTTTCGATGTCATTTTTGTGAGGACGAACCCGCCGCTCGACCCAGTGATGCTTAACTTTCTCGATTCTGTAAAGGACGATACCTTTATAGTAAATGATATTGACGGTTTGCGCAAGGCGAACAACAAATTGTATTCGGCAGCTTTTGAAGATCCTGAAAACAAGATTATTCCCATCACCCACGTATCGAAAAATAAAGATTACCTCAAAAAGGTAATCAAAGAATCGGATAGCGAGAAGATGATTTTGAAGCCGCTGGAAGGGTATGGCGGAAGTGGGGTGATTGTGATCGAAAAAACAGCCATGCAAAGTGTGACATCTTTGCTCGATTTTTACATAACGGGCAAAAGGGGAGAAGACCATTATGTGATTTTGCAGGAATACCTTGAAGGTGCAAAAGATGGAGATGTGCGCGTACTTATGCTTAACGGAGAAGCTATTGGCGCTATGAAGCGTGTGCCCTCTTCCGACGATGTAAGGGCGAATGTTCATGCGGGAGGAACAGCTCACAAACATGTGCTTACGAAAGAGGAAAAGGCTCTTTGTAAAAAAATTGGTCCTAAGCTCGTAGCCGACGGTTTGTATTTTGTAGGCTTAGACTTGATCGGAGGAAAACTCATCGAGATCAATGTTTGTAGCCCTGGTGGGATTACCCGTATAAATGCATTTAACAGAGTGAAACTTCAGCAAAAAGTGCTTGATTTTGTAGAGAATGTAGTGAGTAATAAAGAAAAGGCTATTGCCCGTAAACATGCTTTCCGTAAGAAAATAGAAGATGCTTAA